The Candidatus Nanopelagicales bacterium region CGGCGCTGGCAAGAGCACGCTGCTGCGAGTCTTGATCGGCCTTGAAGTGCCCACCTCCGGTGAGGTTCTCTTCGACGGCCGACCACTGGAGCGACTGGGTTCGGATTCGATTCGCCGACAGATCGGCGCGGTGGCTCAGTCCGCTGAGCTGGCTAGCGGCACGATCCTGGACAACATCATTGGCGCTTCGCCGCTGACCGAATCGGATGCTTGGGCCGCTGCCGAACTAGCCGGGATTGCCGCGGACATCCGTGCGATGCCGATGGGTATGCGAACCTTTGTCAGCGACGGTGCGGCCACCTTCTCTGGCGGCCAGAAGCAGCGCATCATGCTGGCTCGTGCGCTCGTTCGCAATCCCAGAATTCTGCTGCTGGACGAGGCAACAAGCGCGTTGGACAATCGAACTCAGGCGGCGGTCGGCGACAGCATGCGGGCACTTGGCGCCACCCGTATCGTCGTCGCCCATCGACTGACAACGATCCGCGACGCTGACCGGATCTATGTGGTGGACGGCGGCCGGATCGTTGAGCATGGCTCCTACGAAGAACTGATGCGACGCCGGGGTGTGTTCTTCGCGCTTGCCGCCCGGCAGCTGAGTGCCTAGCCGGGCCTGCTGCCCCTCGGACACACCGCGCCTTCCGGACCCTGTTCCGGTGATCACCACGTGCCCGAATGGCAACCACGGGCGTTCCCGGGCACACTGCTCGCAGGACGCCTGACGAATGGAGGCCACCATGAACAGAAAACGCACCGCGATCGCGGCAGTCGCCGTCGGCATCACCCTGCTACTGGGCGCGTGCTCCAACTCGGAAAGCACCACGCCGACCCCCGAAGACACGAGCCGCGACATAGGCGCCTCACCGGGCACCCAGTCCGAAACCTACCGCAACTGCGAGGGCATCATGCCGGCACCCGGCGTCGACCTGTCCAACTGCGACCTAGCCGGGGTGTACTACCTGGCACGCGCGGACCTGAGCATGGCGAAACTGGACAGGGCGAACCTGAAAGGGACATTACTGTCCGCGACGATCCTGTACAAGGCGGACCTGAGCGATGCGTTCCTGGAGGGGGCGAACCTGAGCTGGGCGGACCTGGAGGGGGCGGACCTGCCGAAGGCGAACCTGGGCAAGGCGAATCTGTTTAAGGCGGACCTGACGAAGGCGAACCTGAGCTGGGCGGACCTGGAGGGGGCGGACCTGACCCAGGCGAAACTGGGCAAGGCGAACCTGATGAAGGCGAACCTGCCGAAGGCGAACCTGCCGAAGGCGGACCTGAGCGATGCGTTCCTGGAGGGGGCGAACCTGAGCGACGCGGACCTGACGAAGGCGAACCTGACCGGGGCGAACCTGACCGGGGCGGACCTGACCGGGGCGGACCTGACCGGGGCAATTTGGATCGATCGTCGGAGTTGCGATCGAGGCTCGATAGGGAAGTGCGTATTGCGGTGACTAGTCTAAGCGCGCCTCGCTGATCTTTGGGTGGCTACCGACTCGGTGACCCCGGGATGAACAACGGGGCATCCGACATCCACGACAGCCGCGCGGCAGCTGATGCCCCGACACCGGACACCCGTATTCCAAGATCACCTCACGATTGCGACACGTGGATCACATTCAATGGTCGATGCGGGATTCAACCGGATCCTCGGCGTTGTATCTGCAGGCTGTGAAACTGTGAGCAGGTTGCCCGCGGATCCTGCACGCCGGGCGGCGGCCGGGCGTGGATCGGACGAATCGGACATACCGGGCGCAGCGGCTCACGGCGGAGCGGCGCGCTGCGACGTCGCACACTCCTGGCGCCCGCCTGTGCCCCGAACGAGGCTGTTCGCGGGCTACGGTGGCGGGGGAGGTCAGATGGAACTCGGCGGTACCCACATGATCTACCGGCGTAGCGGCAAGGGAGATCTGCCGCATCAGCGGGCGGCGCAGAACGCTGCTGGTTGGGTGGGCGATCGCTTCTTCCGAGCGATCGCCAGGGCTGGTCGCCTTCACCCCCAGGCCGACCCGTCGCTGCACGGTGTGGAGGTCATCCATGACCTTAGCTACGCGCCCCCCGGGGACCGGGAGAACTCACGGGCCCACCGGCTCGACGTCTATCGGCCAACCGGCGCGGGCGAGGGGATGCCGACCGTGCTGTACATACACGGGGGCGCGTTCCACTCGTTGTCGAAAGACACGCACTGGATCATGGGCCTTGCCTACGCGCGCCAGGGCTACCTCGTCTTCGTGATCAACTACCGGGTGGCGCCCAGGCACAAGTTCCCGGCGGCTGCCCAAGACGTGGCGCGGGCATTCACTTGGACGGTCGAGCACGCGGCCGACTTCGGCGGGGATCCCCGGCGGGTCGTCGTCGCTGGCGAGTCCGCGGGGGCCAACTTGGCCGCTTCGCTGACGGTCATGGCGTGCTTCGACCGGCCTGAGCCCTGGGCGGCTGACGTATCGGCCACCGGAGTGACGCCGACCGCCTGCCTGCCAGCGTGCGGCCTGCTTCAGGTGTCAGACACCGAGCGGTTCACGCGGAGGCGCAGTCTGCCGGGGTTCATTCGCAACCAGATCGTCAGGTGCGAGGCTGGCTACCTGCACGGTGCGCGCCTCGGATCCGGTGGCGTTGACCTGGCAGATCCGTTGCTTGTGCTGGAGTCGAACGAAGTCCCGACTCGCCCGCTGCCCCCGTTCTTCGCGCTGGTGGGTACCCGCGACCCTCTCCTGGATGACACGCGCCGACTCGAGGCAGCCCTTCGTGCTCGCGGCGCCGACGTCGAAGCGAAGTACTACCCTGGCGGCCTGCACGGCTTTCACGCTGTGCCGATGTTGCGTAACGCTCGGCGATCGTGGAGAGACCAGTTCGCGTTCCTCGACCGGGTCTTGGCGCGCACCTGATGCAAATCCTCTGTTGATCAAGCTCGTTCGCGATCTTCCCCGCTCACGTGATCGCGAATGTCCAAGGTCAACAGAGGATATGCATCATCTGGGCCGGCGCACACCGAGGCTCGGACCGACCACCTGCGTGGAAGGGATCCCAGAAGCTGACCACTCACGATCTGCGGATCGAAGCTTGGTTCCGGGCATGCGCGCGACCCAGGTGAACTTCGACTCGAATTCAGCGATGGCAGCGTGATCGATGCCGGACCGAGCCACAGGCATGAAGCCGGG contains the following coding sequences:
- a CDS encoding pentapeptide repeat-containing protein yields the protein MNRKRTAIAAVAVGITLLLGACSNSESTTPTPEDTSRDIGASPGTQSETYRNCEGIMPAPGVDLSNCDLAGVYYLARADLSMAKLDRANLKGTLLSATILYKADLSDAFLEGANLSWADLEGADLPKANLGKANLFKADLTKANLSWADLEGADLTQAKLGKANLMKANLPKANLPKADLSDAFLEGANLSDADLTKANLTGANLTGADLTGADLTGAIWIDRRSCDRGSIGKCVLR
- a CDS encoding alpha/beta hydrolase, with protein sequence MELGGTHMIYRRSGKGDLPHQRAAQNAAGWVGDRFFRAIARAGRLHPQADPSLHGVEVIHDLSYAPPGDRENSRAHRLDVYRPTGAGEGMPTVLYIHGGAFHSLSKDTHWIMGLAYARQGYLVFVINYRVAPRHKFPAAAQDVARAFTWTVEHAADFGGDPRRVVVAGESAGANLAASLTVMACFDRPEPWAADVSATGVTPTACLPACGLLQVSDTERFTRRRSLPGFIRNQIVRCEAGYLHGARLGSGGVDLADPLLVLESNEVPTRPLPPFFALVGTRDPLLDDTRRLEAALRARGADVEAKYYPGGLHGFHAVPMLRNARRSWRDQFAFLDRVLART